gcactggggggcactggggggcactgggaggggatttggggggtgcCCGTACCTGAAGGGGGTCCtgccggggggagcgggggttTCCCGGCGCGGCCCCGGGGAGGGTCCCCACGTCCGGGGGGGGTCGGTAACGGGGGGCCCCCCCTCGGTCACCCCCAGGAGGTGACGGCGGCCGCGCGGGGGGGGCTGGCGCGGGGGttcggcgggggggggctgctgcgaGAGGCTGcgggaaatggggggggggtggggcggtgagggagggggggtggggtgtgatGGCGGggggcacacacacaccccacccccccccccccgacacccaCCTGAGGGGGCCGAGGTTGAaggcgaggaagaggaggagggcgGCGAGGCAGGCCAGCTTGCgggggcccggggcggggcgcAGCTCCGAGCtctgggggggacgggggggggtcAGGTGCCCCCCAACAATGGTTTgttccccccttctccccccccccccaaagccctcTGTAGTGGTACAGCCCgacaccccccccgccgccgtcATGGTACATCCCACGCACCCTGGtgtacacccccccccccccccgcgatGGTACAGCCTGTCGCCATGGTGATGGGagtcccgcccccccccccccatggacTGTACCATtacgggcggggggggggggtggacaGGCTGTACCACtatgggatggggggggcacagaCTGTACCATTACAGGAGGGGGGGGCACAGACTGTACCATTACGGTTTGGGGGGGTCACAGACTGTGCCATTACAGAACAAGGGGGAGCACAGACCGTACCATTACAGGACAGGGGGGGGCACAAACTGTACCATTACGGGTTGGGGGGGCACAGACCGTACCATTACAGGACGGGGGGGGCACAGACTGTGCCATTACGGGTTGGGGGGGCACAGACCGTACCATTACAGGACAGGGGGGGCACAGACTGTGCCATTACAGGAGGGGGGGGCACAGACTGTGCCATTACAGAACAAGGGGGGGCACAGACTGTGCCATTACAGAACAAGGGGGGGCACAGACCATACCATTAcgggttgggggggggcacagactGTACCATTATAAGACGGGGGGGGCACAGACTGCGCCATtatgggctgggggggggcacagactGTACCATTACAGGACGGGGGGGGCACAGACTGTACCATTACGGTTTGGGGGGGCACAGACTGTGCCATTACGGTTTGGGGGGGTCACAGACTGTGCCATTACAGAACAAGGGGGAGCACAGACTGTACCATTACAGGACAGAAGGGGACGAGCCGTACCACGGGGGTCACAGCCCACCCCAGAGCTGAgcaagaccccccccccccccccccaagccaccaccaccaccccccccgccgccgccacgtCCGCAGGCCCCACCTGGCCCAGGAGAGCGTCGAGGCGGCGGCGCAGGAGCCCGTTCTCGCGGCGCAGGCGGTCGTTGTCGGCCAGGGCCTGGCGCAGCcgctcctccagcccctgcacGTATTCCTTGCGCCGGCGCCGCGACTGGCACGCCGACTCCCGGTTCTTGATCATCCGCTGCTGCCGCTTCAGCACCTTCGCCTGCACCCGTGGGGTCACCGGCGGGGGGGGATCGGCAAGGGGATGGGACGGGGATCCCAGGGGTCCCGGGGGGAAGGGGGACGCCTGGGGGGCACCcaatgggggggagggggacaccCTGGGGTGGAGGACACCCCGGGAGGGACGAGGGACGCCTAGGAGCAGGGGGGGGGCTCTCGAGGGATTGGGGTGACGCGGGGGGTACTCACATCGACCTCCTGGGGGCCGGGaggggcaggagcgggggcCGGGACGATGGTCTTGGCTTCGGGTTTGGGGGGGCCGGGAGAGGTGCGGGGGGGCCcctggccgggggggggcaggcacAGGAGTcgcggcagcagcagctcggCCGGTGACAGCAGCACCGCGGGGGCCGGCACTGCGGAACCCCAAAGCCCCCCGTTCACCCAGGGTCCCCCAAAACACGTCCTCATCACCCCATCCTCCCCCTCCTCATCACCCCCAACCCCCACCCcgctttccctttccccagacccccccaaacccccaaccccagcaccccacagaccccccaaaccccctccccatgctccccactcccccccccagcccctccaaccccccacccccctggccccaggaccccccggttccccccccgcggtgcccccagcacccccagccctacCGGTGAtggctgcgggcaggggggaggcagctccaggcagcggctgcagcaggatggtttggggggggcttggggcagcctgcccaggcCCAGTGGCCCCCCCGGGGGGCTTGGGCTGGATGGGGGGGGTCCGGCGGTTGGGGGGGGGCCCCTCTGCCTTCACAGCCCTCGGCGCCTTTCCTGCTGCGGcacagggcgggggggggtcaggggagCGGCGGGACTCCCCCACCCCAATTCTGGCCGTCCTCAGCTTACCGGTGTCCGGGGGGGCGCAGGGCAGCGGGGGGATCGGTTCCGTCTTCACCCCCGGctcgggggggctgggggcctgCGGGGACAGAGCTGAGAGGGGGGAGGCGaagcggggatgggggggggcggggggaggcaggcagggagggagccagCGGAGGGTGGGACGTACCCAGGCCGGGGGCTCAGAGGCGGAGGAGAAGCTGGAGGAGTCGGAGCAGTGGGATGAGGTGGGGGAACCCGGCTCCGACTTCACCTGcagatctgggggggggggggggggggagacacaTCCTGtaacccccccaaatcccccccagcAACCCCATatctccccccagcccccccatttcccccccaagaacccccccagctccccgtatctcccccccagcccccccatttcccccccagcccctccatttcccctcccacccccccaagaacccccccagcccccccatttccaccccagccccccatatctcccccccagcccctccatttcccccctgagccccccatttcccctcccaccccccaagaacccccccagccccccatatctctcccccagcccccccatatctcccccccagccccctgtatctctcccccagcccccccattCACCCCCAGCCCTTCatttcccctcccaccccccaagaACCCACCCAGCCCCCCATatctcccccccagcccctccattcccccccccagcccctccatttcccctcccgcccccccaagaacccccccagcccccatttcccccccccaggccccaccccctgccccccccccccccaacctcacCGGGGAAGAGGCTGGGGGGCTCCTGGTCCCACGGGGGATCGGGGGGGCTGGCGGCATCGCCCCCCTCGAAGGCACAGTCgaactgggggggggaggggagggatgagGATCCAGGGGGTGGGGCCAGAAAGACCCCCCCCTCACgtggagggggcggggctgaGGCACCCCGGAAGGGGCAGGGCTTACCATGGGGTCGGGgtccagggaggggaagaggtggGCGGGTTCCAGCCTGTCGTCAAGGCAACCGTAGAGAGCGGCATctggggaggggcggggcgttACCCGGAAAGCCCCGCCCCCAAGCGGTTTAGCCCCGCCCTCAGCACAGCTCGCCACGCCCCCTTTAAGCTCCGCCCAACACTGAAAGCCACGTGATCGGCGGCGGGCCACGCCCCCTTCCCCCtaagccccgccccttccctTCATCGCCCGGTCTGTCCCGCCAAGCGGCCCCGCCCCCTTCGCCAGGCCCCGTTCCTCCCGGCTGCCGGTGGAATCGTTCCCCCAACCCCGCCGAGGCCTCGCCCGGTCCGGGCCTACCTACCCCAGTCCTCGGCCCCCAGCAGGTTGTCGGCCCGGAACCGCCCCGCGTCgctcagcaccagcagctccGGCGCCAGCGCCGCCATCTTCCGCCCGCCGCGTCTCGCCCCGCCCCGAGTACGCCCGCCAATCAGCGTCGCCGCCGCTGACCAATGGCAACGCGGTTCGCCCCGCAGGCTCCACCCCTCCCGCGCAGGCGCGTTGCAGGCGGGGAGGAAAGCGCATGCGCACCGCGCTCCTCCGCTCGCCCCCCTACCGGCGGCGTTTAAAGGGGCAGCGCCGCTACCGGACGCCTGGgtccctcccccccacccccccccggacGCCTCTGTCCGTCCTCCGGTCCCGGTAGGACCCGTTCCGCCcgcgggggagggagggggaaggtggcAGTTTCCATGACAACGCGGCCCGGGTGGGCCGTGGCCTAGCTGGGGGGCGTGACCGGATGTGACGTAAGGAAGCGGGGGAGGGGCCTGTGCCGCGGTTgggtggggcggggcgggggcgtgGTCCCGGGCCCAGCTGatcaggccccgccccctccctctCATAGGCCGCCACCGGAGCGAGACGATTGGCCGAGGCAGAAATGGAAGGAGGAGATTCAGCCAATGAGGAGGCAGTGCTGCGGGAAGCAGCCAATGGGGCCGCTGCAGAGGAGCCGGCGAATGGGCAGCAAGCGCCCGGAGGTTCATCCaatgaggagggagggagcgcAGCACCGGCCAATGAAGAGCTTGGGGGAGCCTGCGCAGCGGGGAAGTCGGCCAATGGGATCACACCGCTGCAAGGCTCAGCCAATGAGGGAAGTGGGAGCCCCGTCTCGGCCAATGAGCAGCTAGACAGGCGTCAAGCTGCCGGGGACTCAGCCAATgaggacagcagaggcctgCGGGGCCCGGCCGATAACGGCAGCGGGCACCAAGACCCGACCAATGAGATTGCGGGATGCCAGGGCCCGGCCAATGAGGCTGCCCGTCTTCAGGTCGCAGCCAATGAGAAGCCGCGTGACCCGACCTCCGCCGCCAATGAGGTCCCGCCCAACGAGGCCGCGACGCCCAATAAGGATACAGTACCCCGAGCCCCAACCAACGAGAGACGCGACCGTCCCGTCGCTCTCCCGGCCCCGTCCAATGGGACGGCGGATCCTTGGGATTGGGCGCGCGAGGAGGCGTGGCTTCGGGCGCCGGAGGGCGGggcccaggaggaggaggggggaggggatgaggaggaggaggaggaggagggggagggggaggaagaggaggggggggacccctgggcgggggcggggggctggtGGCTGAGCCCCGACGGCGCTTTCGCCAAACGGGTGctgcggggcgggcgggggttGGGACGGCCGGGTCCCGGTTCCCGTTGTCGCGTCCGGTTGGAcccccccggggcgggggaaACGTTaccggcgggggccgggggaggACGATGGCGGACGCTGCGGTTGGGAAACGGCGAAGGGCGTTGGGCCGCGGCGTTGGACGCGTGCCTGGAGACCATGGCGGAAGGAGAACGCGCCCAGTTGAAACCGGCGGGGGCGAACGTCGCGGTCGGGGTACGGTTAGGACCGTTCTCCCCGGCTCCCCGGTTTTGGGAAGAACCGCCGGCGGAAAGATGGCGGGAAGTCGCGGCTGGGCGCGATCGCGCGGCGGCGTTGGCGGCGACTGGGGAAACGGCGACGGCGGCCGGGGTTTACGTCAAAGCTTTACGgacggcggtggcggcgggggggatCCCGCCGTTACCCCCGGCTTTGGCGCAAACCAAAGCGGAGCTGCACGCCGGGCTggccctgtgccagctgcggTTAGGTTtacccgccgccgccgccgctaaCGCCGGCAAAGCTTTAATTCTCCGACCCGGTTATTTAGAAGCTCGTTTTCGACGAGCGTTGGCGGCGGCGGCCATGAGCGATTTGGACGCGGCCGTTGCCGATCTGACGTTGGTTTTACGGGAGGAACCGGGACACGCCGGGGCGAGGAGGGAActgcggagggtgaggggggcCGCTCGCGAGAGGGACGCCCGGTTGGCGCGGCGGCTCGGCCGGCTTTTCGCCTGataggtggggggggggggggagagtgtcgtccgtccgtctgtcccccagcccctcccagcTTCGTAATAAAAAAGGCTTGTTAACGAGCGAGCGCTTCGTTAAGGGACGGGGATGGCGGGGAtgaaacgggggggggggggggcgttacCATGGCAACGCTccttttgggggtggggggctgggatgtgctcccccccccccacccaatTAGTGGCCCCGGTTGCCATGgagacacacacccccc
This window of the Grus americana isolate bGruAme1 chromosome 32, bGruAme1.mat, whole genome shotgun sequence genome carries:
- the ATF6B gene encoding cyclic AMP-dependent transcription factor ATF-6 beta isoform X2 encodes the protein MAALAPELLVLSDAGRFRADNLLGAEDWDAALYGCLDDRLEPAHLFPSLDPDPMFDCAFEGGDAASPPDPPWDQEPPSLFPDLQVKSEPGSPTSSHCSDSSSFSSASEPPAWAPSPPEPGVKTEPIPPLPCAPPDTGKAPRAVKAEGPPPNRRTPPIQPKPPGGATGPGQAAPSPPQTILLQPLPGAASPLPAAITVPAPAVLLSPAELLLPRLLCLPPPGQGPPRTSPGPPKPEAKTIVPAPAPAPPGPQEVDAKVLKRQQRMIKNRESACQSRRRRKEYVQGLEERLRQALADNDRLRRENGLLRRRLDALLGQSSELRPAPGPRKLACLAALLLFLAFNLGPLSLSQQPPPAEPPRQPPPRGRRHLLGVTEGGPPVTDPPRTWGPSPGPRRETPAPPGRTPFRNSSLGAVTLRELDGLFRASDCRRFNRTESLRLADELSGWVRRHQIDRRKPGSPPRPARSQFQASPPWKAPTSSRLVPVPPPHPERAPPGQLQLYRPDRAEPHFLAAIDRRDDTFYVVSFRRDHLLLPAISHNKTSRPKMSLVMPAAALNESLSGRGGGLEAMMQVDCEVMDTRVIHVRRRPPPHPPANRSRAPTPPRPPPPPPGPLPGGGWLAPPLGVRPRPLRGKAPPPQRLGTGPQGEQATPTRGKPRPLGEQATPPGSVRRGRSFPLGWRGHAPPAARPRPIQATPPGGEATPPVSTCPAPYSALKGQSPRSGHTPPPGAIFYPN
- the ATF6B gene encoding cyclic AMP-dependent transcription factor ATF-6 beta isoform X1, with amino-acid sequence MAALAPELLVLSDAGRFRADNLLGAEDWDAALYGCLDDRLEPAHLFPSLDPDPMFDCAFEGGDAASPPDPPWDQEPPSLFPDLQVKSEPGSPTSSHCSDSSSFSSASEPPAWAPSPPEPGVKTEPIPPLPCAPPDTAGKAPRAVKAEGPPPNRRTPPIQPKPPGGATGPGQAAPSPPQTILLQPLPGAASPLPAAITVPAPAVLLSPAELLLPRLLCLPPPGQGPPRTSPGPPKPEAKTIVPAPAPAPPGPQEVDAKVLKRQQRMIKNRESACQSRRRRKEYVQGLEERLRQALADNDRLRRENGLLRRRLDALLGQSSELRPAPGPRKLACLAALLLFLAFNLGPLSLSQQPPPAEPPRQPPPRGRRHLLGVTEGGPPVTDPPRTWGPSPGPRRETPAPPGRTPFRNSSLGAVTLRELDGLFRASDCRRFNRTESLRLADELSGWVRRHQIDRRKPGSPPRPARSQFQASPPWKAPTSSRLVPVPPPHPERAPPGQLQLYRPDRAEPHFLAAIDRRDDTFYVVSFRRDHLLLPAISHNKTSRPKMSLVMPAAALNESLSGRGGGLEAMMQVDCEVMDTRVIHVRRRPPPHPPANRSRAPTPPRPPPPPPGPLPGGGWLAPPLGVRPRPLRGKAPPPQRLGTGPQGEQATPTRGKPRPLGEQATPPGSVRRGRSFPLGWRGHAPPAARPRPIQATPPGGEATPPVSTCPAPYSALKGQSPRSGHTPPPGAIFYPN
- the ATF6B gene encoding cyclic AMP-dependent transcription factor ATF-6 beta isoform X3, which encodes MAALAPELLVLSDAGRFRADNLLGAEDWDAALYGCLDDRLEPAHLFPSLDPDPMFDCAFEGGDAASPPDPPWDQEPPSLFPDLQVKSEPGSPTSSHCSDSSSFSSASEPPAWAPSPPEPGVKTEPIPPLPCAPPDTAGKAPRAVKAEGPPPNRRTPPIQPKPPGGATGPGQAAPSPPQTILLQPLPGAASPLPAAITVPAPAVLLSPAELLLPRLLCLPPPGQGPPRTSPGPPKPEAKTIVPAPAPAPPGPQEVDAKVLKRQQRMIKNRESACQSRRRRKEYVQGLEERLRQALADNDRLRRENGLLRRRLDALLGQSSELRPAPGPRKLACLAALLLFLAFNLGPLRNSSLGAVTLRELDGLFRASDCRRFNRTESLRLADELSGWVRRHQIDRRKPGSPPRPARSQFQASPPWKAPTSSRLVPVPPPHPERAPPGQLQLYRPDRAEPHFLAAIDRRDDTFYVVSFRRDHLLLPAISHNKTSRPKMSLVMPAAALNESLSGRGGGLEAMMQVDCEVMDTRVIHVRRRPPPHPPANRSRAPTPPRPPPPPPGPLPGGGWLAPPLGVRPRPLRGKAPPPQRLGTGPQGEQATPTRGKPRPLGEQATPPGSVRRGRSFPLGWRGHAPPAARPRPIQATPPGGEATPPVSTCPAPYSALKGQSPRSGHTPPPGAIFYPN
- the FKBPL gene encoding FK506-binding protein-like, which translates into the protein MEGGDSANEEAVLREAANGAAAEEPANGQQAPGGSSNEEGGSAAPANEELGGACAAGKSANGITPLQGSANEGSGSPVSANEQLDRRQAAGDSANEDSRGLRGPADNGSGHQDPTNEIAGCQGPANEAARLQVAANEKPRDPTSAANEVPPNEAATPNKDTVPRAPTNERRDRPVALPAPSNGTADPWDWAREEAWLRAPEGGAQEEEGGGDEEEEEEEGEGEEEEGGDPWAGAGGWWLSPDGAFAKRVLRGGRGLGRPGPGSRCRVRLDPPGAGETLPAGAGGGRWRTLRLGNGEGRWAAALDACLETMAEGERAQLKPAGANVAVGVRLGPFSPAPRFWEEPPAERWREVAAGRDRAAALAATGETATAAGVYVKALRTAVAAGGIPPLPPALAQTKAELHAGLALCQLRLGLPAAAAANAGKALILRPGYLEARFRRALAAAAMSDLDAAVADLTLVLREEPGHAGARRELRRVRGAARERDARLARRLGRLFA